A single Pristis pectinata isolate sPriPec2 chromosome 6, sPriPec2.1.pri, whole genome shotgun sequence DNA region contains:
- the LOC127571944 gene encoding P2Y purinoceptor 14-like, producing the protein MNNSKNSSNVMNCSELRNPTVTRVVIPLLYVIVFIGGFLLNVLAAWIFCHVPNKSSFVIYLKNIVAADLLLVVTLPFKILSGSSLGTWQLEAFVCRYSAVMFYTSMYISVIFLGLISLDRYLKIVQPQKILVVQKVTVAKVISVGCWVFMVSFALPNIILTNKVPTVHTAAECMNLKSEIGKTWHNFIIINCQVVFWIVFVLLTLCYLAILKKIYWSKQKFQDSSTVVKKANRNIFSILGVFFVCFVPYQIVKIPYDKKRLTKHNCAILNSLYYAKEFTLFLCAFNVCLDPVIYFLLCKSFTKQLCRKLKTKRQLTIKTGEVRNKPQSSNTSNQTPVSSNVMVDLHKFSPTSL; encoded by the coding sequence ATGAACAACAGCAAAAACTCTTCCAACGTTATGAACTGCAGTGAATTGCGTAACCCCACTGTGACCAGAGTGGTCATTCCCCTCCTGTACGTCattgtcttcattggaggattCCTGCTGAATGTATTGGCTGCCTGGATCTTCTGCCACGTTCCAAATAAGTCCAGCTTTGTGATTTACCTCAAAAACATTGTTGCAGCTGACCTGCTGCTGGTAGTTACACTTCCATTTAAAATCCTCTCCGGGTCATCTCTCGGGACCTGGCAGTTGGAAGCCTTTGTGTGTCGTTACTCTGCTGTCATGTTCTACACTAGCATGTACATCAGCGTAATATTCCTCGGCCTGATCAGCCTCGACCGGTACCTGAAGATTGTACAACCTCAAAAAATCCTCGTCGTGCAGAAAGTAACAGTTGCCAAAGTGATCAGTGTGGGATGCTGGGTTTTCATGGTGAGTTTTGCCCTGCCAAATATCATTTTGACCAACAAGGTCCccacagtgcacactgcagcagAATGCATGAATTTGAAAAGCGAGATTGGGAAAACTTGGCACAATTTTATAATTATCAACTGCCAAGTTGTTTTCTGGATTGTGTTTGTCCTTCTCACTCTGTGTTACTTAGCCATCTTAAAGAAAATATATTGGTCCAAACAAAAATTTCAGGACTCTAGCACCGTGGTAAAGAAAGCTAACCGCAACATTTTCAGCATCCTGGGGGTCTTCTTCGTCTGCTTTGTGCCGTACCAAATTGTCAAGATCCCTTACGACAAAAAACGATTGACCAAGCATAACTGTGCAATACTCAACAGCCTGTATTATGCGAAGGAGTTCACACTGTTTCTGTGCGCATTTAACGTTTGCCTCGATCCAGTCATCTACTTCCTCCTGTGTAAATCCTTCACTAAACAGTTGTGCAGAAAGTTGAAAACGAAAAGGCAGTTGACCATCAAAACGGGTGAAGTGAGGAACAAGCCACAGTCCAGTAACACCTCCAACCAAACCCCCGTTTCCAGCAATGTAATGGTTGACCTACACAAATTCTCCCCGACTTCCCTCTGA